A section of the Venturia canescens isolate UGA chromosome 11, ASM1945775v1, whole genome shotgun sequence genome encodes:
- the LOC122418266 gene encoding odorant receptor 13a-like, giving the protein MDLARNPYYRYNSKLLIIIGQWPYQTSIRNHVHQFLVHLSIFSVILPQVIKMFESWGDVDIMIECFTPVGVQLIAVIKSVNCMINRRKIRLVADHMLNDWATLNNEIELAKLKTFAEGSRKISIIYSSFLFGSLIIYLLIPMMPSILNVVLPLNTSRQRTYLYQTEYFVDSETYFWWIALHTYFGTVLTICTVVSVDAMFFTYIHHVCGLLAIVSEKIEKTSEKINWAKFDLNIPLAEDDFYEELKCCIRKHQDAIDLAKLIASSFSSSLLFELVIVMVLLSVSLVQLLLKLGQYDEMYRIIQFNAAQFFHLFFNSWPGQKLIDSSVRFRESVYYSGWHGFSSRSRSLLKIIMAGAREPLKITAYNFYDLSMENFGSILQTSLSYFTVLASLR; this is encoded by the exons ATGGACTTGGCTCGCAATCCATACTATCGATATAATTCGAAACTTTTAATAATTATTGGGCAGTGGCCTTATCAAACGTCTATAAGGAATCACGTGCATCAGTTCCTTGTTCATTTATCTATTTTCAGTGTAATACTCCCACAG GTGATTAAGATGTTCGAATCATGGGGTGACGTTGATATTATGATTGAATGTTTCACGCCCGTAGGTGTGCAATTAATAGCTGTTATAAAATCTGTCAACTGCATGATAAATCGACGCAAG aTACGTTTAGTTGCTGATCACATGCTAAATGATTGGGCGACTTTAAATAACGAAATTGAACTTGCAAAACTTAAAACATTTGCTGAAGGGAGTAGAAAAATCTCTATCATATACTCAT CTTTTTTATTTGGATcgttgattatttatttactcATACCGATGATGCCTTCAATTTTAAATGTTGTTCTACCTCTGAACACTAGTCGACAACGAACTTATTTGTATCAAACCGAATACTTCGTAGATtctgaaacatatttttggtGGATTGCATTGCATACTTATTTTGGTACGGTCCTAACAATATGCACTGTAGTATCCGTAGATGCAATGTTTTTCACATACATTCACCATGTCTGTGGCCTACTTGCAATCGTAAg tgaaaagatagaaaaaacATCAGAAAAAATAAACTGGGCGAAATTTGATCTAAACATTCCGCTGGCAGAGGATGACTTTTATGAAGAGCTTAAGTGCTGCATCAGAAAACATCAGGATGCTATCGA TTTAGCTAAACTCATAGCATCGAGCTTTTCTAGCTCATTGCTCTTTGAGCTGGTTATTGTCATGGTTCTTTTAAGTGTCTCCCTAGTTCAG CTCTTATTAAAACTAGGACAGTACGATGAAATGTATAGGATCATACAATTCAATGCtgcccaattttttcatctcttcttTAATAGCTGGCCCGGTCAAAAACTTATTGATTCTAGTGTTCGTTTCAGAGAATCCGT TTACTACTCAGGATGGCATGGATTTTCTTCTAGAAGCAGGAGTCTACTGAAAATCATTATGGCGGGTGCAAGGGAGCCATTGAAAATCACCGCATACAATTTCTATGATCTCTCCATGGAGAATTTTGGCTCG ATACTTCAAACTTCGTTATCCTACTTCACTGTTCTAGCGTCGTTGAGATAG